The proteins below come from a single Stutzerimonas stutzeri RCH2 genomic window:
- a CDS encoding methyl-accepting chemotaxis protein, translating to MAVWIRDLSLKYKFWALNMVTFVIALLLVLYAVQLEQTARSADAQLAAQARASLLAAWPDSAALPQAPDLLLFQANQRASIEGKPVADRGWTALTHDRLFANNPMVGAQVVARTDGSSIAVLARTPSVMQVLGQHFFSYATAVAVLMLGLLAASQLLIRFLLSHLNTLKDVMLHVERSGDLQARVPLDSRDEVGQMASAFNAMQGGYQRVVSTVAQAAARLDEGASRLATSMNDVHKGMRGQQGETDQAATAINEMSATVHQIAEHARETRDQSQNADRLAGDGHRVVGRVEKSISSLSQGVQQTGEMIEQLAADSQRINGVVNVIHSIAEQTNLLALNAAIEAARAGEQGRGFAVVADEVRNLAKRVQDSTDEITQMISGLQSMTRDAVEFMQESSLKADDCVREAHDAAQALEAIADAVAQMRESNTQIAVAAEQQSQVAEELNRSVTGIRDVTERTVEQTVSSASTSAELAALSADLSRAIGQLRL from the coding sequence ATGGCCGTCTGGATTCGCGATCTGTCGCTCAAGTACAAATTCTGGGCACTCAACATGGTGACCTTCGTCATCGCCTTGTTGCTGGTGCTCTATGCCGTGCAGTTGGAACAAACCGCCCGCAGTGCCGACGCCCAGCTGGCTGCGCAGGCGCGCGCTTCGCTGCTGGCCGCCTGGCCGGATTCCGCCGCGCTGCCACAAGCGCCGGATCTGCTGCTGTTCCAGGCAAACCAGCGCGCGTCGATCGAGGGCAAGCCAGTGGCCGACAGAGGTTGGACCGCCCTCACCCACGACCGCCTGTTCGCCAATAATCCAATGGTCGGAGCGCAGGTTGTCGCCCGCACCGATGGCTCCAGCATTGCGGTACTGGCGCGCACGCCGAGCGTGATGCAAGTGCTGGGACAGCACTTTTTCAGCTACGCCACTGCAGTCGCCGTGCTGATGCTTGGTCTGCTCGCCGCCTCCCAGCTGCTGATCCGCTTTCTGCTAAGCCACCTCAATACGCTCAAGGACGTCATGCTGCATGTCGAGCGCAGCGGCGATCTGCAGGCACGGGTACCGCTGGACAGCCGCGACGAAGTCGGCCAGATGGCCAGCGCGTTCAACGCCATGCAGGGCGGCTATCAGCGCGTGGTCAGCACCGTTGCCCAGGCCGCAGCCCGTCTGGACGAAGGTGCCAGCCGCCTCGCCACGAGCATGAACGACGTGCACAAGGGTATGCGCGGGCAACAGGGCGAAACCGATCAGGCAGCGACCGCCATCAACGAGATGAGCGCCACGGTGCATCAGATCGCAGAGCATGCGCGCGAAACCCGCGATCAGTCGCAGAACGCCGATCGCCTGGCCGGCGACGGCCATCGGGTGGTTGGCCGGGTGGAGAAGTCCATTTCCAGCCTGTCCCAGGGCGTGCAGCAGACTGGTGAGATGATCGAGCAGCTGGCTGCCGACAGCCAGAGGATCAACGGCGTGGTCAATGTGATCCATAGCATTGCCGAACAGACCAACCTGCTGGCGCTCAATGCCGCCATCGAAGCAGCCCGCGCTGGTGAACAGGGTCGCGGTTTCGCGGTGGTCGCCGATGAGGTGCGCAACCTGGCCAAGCGCGTGCAGGACTCCACCGACGAGATCACCCAGATGATCTCCGGCCTGCAGTCGATGACCCGCGACGCCGTGGAGTTCATGCAGGAAAGCTCGCTCAAGGCCGACGACTGCGTGCGGGAAGCCCATGACGCAGCGCAGGCGCTGGAGGCCATCGCCGATGCGGTCGCGCAGATGCGCGAAAGCAACACGCAGATCGCCGTGGCAGCCGAACAGCAAAGCCAGGTAGCCGAGGAGCTCAACCGCTCGGTTACCGGCATTCGCGACGTCACCGAGCGTACGGTGGAGCAGACCGTCAGCTCCGCCAGTACCAGCGCCGAGCTGGCAGCGCTTTCCGCTGACCTCAGTCGCGCCATCGGCCAGCTCAGGCTCTGA
- a CDS encoding ABC transporter permease — MRLINRSPSRSGWLALAILPFALLLALYLTSSTQRLELNPNDKLLPSFGQMSAAVERLAFTPDKRSGDYLFWQDTASSLKRLGIGLAIAAVAGLCLGIAAGTLPLFSAPLSPLLTVLSMVPPLAILPILFIVFGLGELSKVMLIVIGITPILARDLEQRAREIPRELLIKAQTLGANTWTLILRLVLPQLMPRLLISLRLVLGSAWLFLIAAEAIASTDGLGYRIFLVRRYMAMDVILPYVAWITLLAWAMDFTLRRLTQLLFPWYEGAKA; from the coding sequence ATGCGCCTGATCAATCGCTCACCCAGTCGCAGCGGCTGGCTCGCCCTGGCCATATTGCCCTTCGCGCTGCTGCTGGCGCTGTACCTGACCAGCTCCACCCAACGCCTGGAACTGAACCCCAACGACAAGCTGCTGCCCAGCTTCGGCCAGATGAGCGCCGCCGTCGAACGCCTCGCTTTCACCCCTGACAAACGCTCCGGCGACTATCTGTTCTGGCAGGACACCGCATCCAGCCTCAAGCGCCTCGGTATCGGCCTGGCCATCGCGGCAGTCGCGGGCCTATGCCTGGGTATTGCCGCCGGCACTCTGCCACTGTTTAGCGCGCCGCTTTCGCCGCTGCTCACGGTGCTTTCGATGGTGCCGCCACTGGCCATCCTGCCGATCCTGTTCATTGTTTTCGGCCTGGGCGAGCTGTCCAAGGTGATGCTGATCGTCATCGGCATCACCCCAATCCTGGCCCGCGACCTCGAGCAGCGTGCTCGCGAAATCCCCCGCGAGCTGCTGATCAAGGCGCAGACCCTCGGCGCCAACACCTGGACGCTGATCCTGCGCCTGGTCCTGCCGCAGCTGATGCCGCGCCTGCTGATCAGCCTGCGCCTGGTGCTCGGCTCGGCCTGGCTGTTCCTCATCGCCGCCGAGGCCATCGCCTCCACGGACGGGCTCGGCTACCGCATCTTCCTCGTGCGCCGCTACATGGCCATGGACGTGATCCTGCCCTACGTCGCCTGGATCACCCTGCTGGCCTGGGCCATGGATTTCACGCTGCGGCGCCTGACCCAGCTGCTGTTCCCCTGGTACGAAGGAGCCAAGGCATGA
- a CDS encoding ABC transporter ATP-binding protein, with the protein MSAKQSGVVTSEALANLEHTARGNRTADNSTPFIQVKNVWQEYGDQVVLERLNLNIAEGEFCTLVGASGCGKSTFLRLLLGQEAPSRGEILLNGQPLANEPDASRGVVFQRYSVFPHLTVLDNVALGLELPRTPLLGRLFGRHKREAREQAAQMLHKVGLGHALDKYPAQLSGGMQQRLAIAQALIMKPRVLLLDEPFGALDPGIRKDMHALLLELWRETRLTVFMVTHDLSEGFTLGSRILVFDKPRIDPHAPGAYGARVTYDIPLHEGRHAPGASAGLPAALADTFRTAYQGA; encoded by the coding sequence ATGAGCGCCAAACAAAGCGGAGTCGTCACCAGCGAGGCTTTGGCAAACCTGGAGCACACTGCTCGTGGGAATCGCACCGCGGACAATTCCACACCATTCATCCAGGTCAAAAATGTCTGGCAGGAATACGGCGACCAGGTGGTGCTGGAGCGACTGAACCTGAACATCGCCGAAGGCGAGTTCTGCACCCTGGTTGGTGCATCCGGTTGCGGCAAATCGACCTTCCTGCGCCTGCTGCTCGGCCAGGAAGCGCCCAGCCGTGGCGAGATCCTGCTCAATGGCCAGCCACTGGCCAACGAACCAGATGCCAGCCGCGGCGTGGTGTTCCAGCGCTACTCGGTATTTCCGCACCTGACGGTGCTGGACAACGTCGCCCTCGGCCTGGAGCTGCCACGCACCCCGCTGCTGGGCCGCCTGTTCGGGCGCCACAAGCGCGAAGCACGCGAGCAGGCCGCGCAGATGCTGCACAAGGTTGGCCTCGGCCATGCGCTGGACAAGTACCCGGCGCAGCTCTCCGGCGGCATGCAGCAGCGTCTGGCCATCGCCCAGGCGCTGATCATGAAGCCCCGCGTGCTGTTGCTGGACGAGCCGTTCGGCGCCCTCGACCCCGGTATCCGCAAGGACATGCACGCGCTGCTGCTGGAGCTGTGGCGGGAGACCCGACTGACGGTGTTCATGGTCACCCATGACCTGTCGGAAGGCTTCACCCTCGGCAGCCGCATCCTGGTCTTCGACAAGCCGCGCATCGATCCCCACGCCCCGGGCGCCTATGGCGCACGAGTGACCTACGACATTCCGCTGCACGAGGGCCGCCACGCTCCCGGCGCGTCCGCAGGCCTGCCGGCCGCCCTCGCCGACACTTTTCGCACTGCCTACCAAGGAGCCTGA
- a CDS encoding urea amidolyase associated protein UAAP1 has translation MSASLAIRPTLYEETVPGGGHTSFVLKRGQLLRLTDLEGGANVSVMLLNANEKSERLNLPDTLKGQHTAKLSAGHCLYSDMGRVLAAITADTCGWHDSFGGVLNAKEVTEKYGEGRYQELRNGFFRNGTDNLLVEMGKWDLNLQDLLMVLNLFSRVDVDADGAFAFQPGNSQPGDYVELYAPMDTLVILTALQHPLDPNPDYAPKPVQLSWHSVASDGISVLCRTSRPENGRAFHNTERLYV, from the coding sequence ATGAGCGCTTCACTCGCGATCCGCCCCACGCTGTACGAGGAAACCGTTCCCGGCGGCGGCCACACCTCCTTCGTTCTCAAGCGCGGCCAACTGCTGCGCCTGACCGATCTCGAAGGCGGCGCCAACGTCAGCGTCATGCTGCTCAACGCCAATGAAAAGAGCGAACGCCTCAACCTGCCGGACACGCTCAAGGGCCAGCACACCGCCAAGCTCAGCGCCGGGCATTGCCTGTATTCGGACATGGGCCGCGTGCTCGCCGCCATCACCGCCGACACCTGCGGCTGGCACGACAGCTTCGGCGGCGTGCTCAACGCTAAAGAGGTGACCGAAAAGTACGGCGAAGGACGCTACCAGGAACTGCGCAACGGCTTCTTCCGCAATGGCACGGACAACCTGCTGGTGGAAATGGGCAAGTGGGACCTGAACCTGCAGGACCTCTTGATGGTGCTCAATCTGTTCAGCCGGGTGGACGTCGATGCCGACGGCGCTTTCGCCTTTCAGCCCGGCAACAGCCAGCCCGGCGACTACGTCGAGCTGTACGCACCGATGGACACGCTGGTGATCCTCACCGCGCTGCAGCATCCGCTGGACCCGAATCCCGACTACGCGCCAAAACCGGTGCAGCTCAGCTGGCACAGCGTCGCCAGCGACGGCATCAGTGTGCTCTGCCGCACTTCGCGACCCGAGAATGGCCGCGCCTTCCATAACACCGAACGGCTGTACGTCTGA
- a CDS encoding urea amidolyase associated protein UAAP2: MTIIASNLHPETAVFRHEIPAGEPYLFEVKAGQTLRLLDLEGNQAVDTLFFSARNPRERYDPQRTLRKQNRVYLTTGTVLYSNLGNPLLTIVADTCGRHDTLGGACAQESNVVRYALDKRYMHSCRDNFLRASLHDGRLSKRDIGANINFFMNVPVTPEGGLTFADGISAPGKYVELKAEQDVIVLISNCPQLNNPCNGWNPTPAEVLVWD; the protein is encoded by the coding sequence ATGACGATCATTGCAAGCAACCTGCACCCTGAAACCGCCGTGTTCCGCCACGAAATCCCTGCTGGCGAGCCGTATCTGTTCGAAGTGAAGGCCGGCCAGACCTTGCGCCTGCTCGATCTGGAAGGCAACCAGGCCGTGGACACGCTGTTCTTTAGCGCGAGGAATCCGCGCGAGCGCTACGACCCGCAACGCACCCTGCGCAAGCAGAATCGCGTCTACCTCACCACCGGCACGGTGCTCTATTCGAACCTTGGTAATCCGCTGCTGACCATCGTCGCCGACACCTGCGGTCGCCACGACACCCTCGGCGGCGCCTGCGCCCAGGAAAGCAACGTGGTGCGCTATGCGCTGGACAAGCGCTACATGCACAGCTGCCGCGACAACTTCCTGCGCGCCAGTCTGCACGACGGCCGCCTGAGCAAGCGTGACATCGGCGCCAACATCAACTTCTTCATGAACGTGCCGGTGACGCCCGAGGGTGGGCTGACCTTTGCCGACGGCATTTCCGCGCCAGGCAAGTACGTGGAGCTTAAAGCGGAGCAGGACGTGATCGTGCTGATCTCCAACTGCCCGCAGCTAAACAACCCTTGCAATGGCTGGAACCCGACCCCAGCCGAGGTGCTGGTGTGGGACTGA
- the uca gene encoding urea carboxylase, whose product MFDKLLIANRGAIACRILRTLRGLDVKSVAVYSEADAASLHIQQADEAHSLGEGPAAQTYLVVEKILRIARETGASAIHPGYGFLSENAAFAEACEAAGIAFVGPTPEQLRMFGLKHTARALAKQRGVPMLEGTELLDSLADALGAAEQVGYPVMLKSTAGGGGIGMRVCRSAAELAEAFDAVKRLGQNNFSDAGVFIEKYIQRARHLEVQVFGDGRGEVIALGVRDCSVQRRNQKVLEETPAPNLPAGMAEALCEAAVKLAKAVSYRSAGTVEFVYDAEAEQFYFLEVNTRLQVEHGVTEQVWGVDLVRWMIELAAGDLPPLVELARALKSSGHSIQARLYAEDPGRDFQPSPGLLTVVDFPKGDGKALRIDTWVEAGCEIPPYFDPMVAKLITWAPDRESARAALDTALDETLLYGVESNRAYLRQILGYAPFAEGRPWTRCLEGLTYRATTFEVISAGTQTTVQDFPGRLGYWAVGVPPSGPMDNRALRLGNALLGNPEDAAGLEITMSGPILRFNTDAVVAITGAEIPVKLDDAPQPMCTAILVKAGSTLAIGTIVGAGARSYLAVRGGLQVPDYLGSKSTFTLGQFGGHAGRALRAGDVLHLAPLTDSACGASLPAALCSALPAVRELRVIYGPHGAPEYFTEGYIQTFFATDWEVHFNSSRTGVRLIGPKPEWVRESGGEAGLHPSNIHDNPYAIGAVDFTGDMPVILGPDGPSLGGFVCPVTIIEADLWQLGQLKAGDRVRFVPVDVASARQLAQAANIECARLAAAPVPCVPVALQSPIVLDIGEADTRLVARLSGDTHLLLEIGAPELDLVLRFRGHALMQALEAKQLDGVIDLTPGIRSLQVHYQPETLALQTLLDIVAGEWDAVCAAQDLKVPSRIVHLPLSWDDPACTLAIEKYMTTVRKDAPWCPSNLEFIRRINDLPDLDEVYRTVFEASYLVMGLGDVYLGAPVATPLDPRHRLVTTKYNPARTWTAENSVGIGGAYMCVYGMEGPGGYQFVGRTLQMWNRYRAVEAFGGLPWLLRFFDQIRFYPVSAEQLLKIRRDFPLGRYPLKIEQTELRLSDYQDFLAAEAEGIDAFRRQQRAAFDAERQRWIASGQAHFESEEVAADLGEDAPLGSGLHGIESHIAGNLWQVSVAEGARVEAGDVLVILESMKMEIPLTAPVAGVVKEVRAQPGSPVRAGQRVVVIEEA is encoded by the coding sequence ATGTTCGACAAACTCCTGATTGCCAACCGCGGCGCCATTGCCTGCCGCATCCTGCGTACGCTGCGCGGCCTGGATGTGAAAAGTGTGGCCGTCTACTCCGAGGCCGACGCGGCCAGCCTGCATATCCAGCAGGCCGATGAGGCCCACAGCCTGGGCGAAGGCCCGGCCGCGCAGACCTATCTGGTGGTGGAGAAGATTCTCCGCATCGCCCGGGAAACCGGCGCAAGCGCCATCCACCCCGGCTACGGTTTCCTTTCCGAAAACGCCGCCTTTGCCGAAGCCTGTGAAGCCGCCGGCATCGCCTTTGTCGGCCCGACGCCAGAACAGCTGCGGATGTTTGGCCTGAAGCACACCGCCCGCGCCCTGGCCAAACAACGCGGCGTACCGATGCTGGAGGGCACTGAGCTGCTCGACAGCCTCGCCGATGCCCTCGGCGCAGCCGAGCAGGTTGGCTACCCGGTGATGCTGAAAAGCACCGCCGGCGGTGGCGGTATCGGCATGCGCGTGTGCCGCTCGGCGGCTGAACTGGCCGAGGCCTTCGACGCGGTCAAGCGCCTGGGGCAGAACAACTTCAGCGACGCCGGCGTGTTCATCGAGAAGTACATCCAGCGGGCGCGCCACCTGGAGGTACAGGTATTTGGCGACGGCCGTGGCGAGGTGATCGCTCTGGGCGTGCGCGACTGCTCGGTGCAGAGGCGCAACCAGAAGGTGCTGGAGGAAACCCCGGCGCCGAACCTGCCGGCCGGCATGGCTGAGGCGCTGTGCGAGGCGGCGGTCAAGCTGGCCAAGGCGGTCAGCTATCGCAGCGCCGGCACGGTCGAATTCGTCTATGACGCCGAGGCCGAGCAGTTCTATTTCCTCGAGGTCAACACCCGCCTGCAGGTCGAGCACGGCGTCACCGAGCAGGTCTGGGGCGTGGATCTGGTGCGCTGGATGATCGAGCTGGCGGCCGGCGACCTGCCGCCGCTGGTGGAGCTGGCGAGAGCGCTGAAGTCATCCGGCCATTCGATCCAGGCGCGCCTGTATGCCGAAGACCCGGGCCGGGATTTCCAGCCCAGCCCCGGCCTGCTCACCGTCGTGGATTTTCCCAAGGGCGACGGCAAAGCCCTGCGTATCGACACCTGGGTCGAGGCTGGTTGCGAGATTCCGCCCTATTTCGACCCGATGGTCGCCAAGCTGATCACCTGGGCGCCAGATCGCGAGAGCGCCCGGGCCGCGCTGGATACCGCGCTGGACGAGACCCTGCTCTACGGCGTGGAAAGCAATCGCGCCTACCTGCGCCAGATCCTCGGCTATGCGCCGTTCGCCGAAGGCAGACCCTGGACCCGCTGCCTGGAAGGCCTGACCTATAGAGCCACTACCTTCGAAGTGATCAGCGCCGGCACCCAGACCACCGTGCAGGACTTCCCTGGCCGCCTCGGTTACTGGGCTGTCGGCGTGCCTCCTTCCGGCCCGATGGACAACCGCGCGCTGCGCCTGGGCAATGCACTGCTGGGTAATCCGGAGGATGCAGCCGGCTTGGAAATCACCATGAGCGGGCCGATCCTGCGCTTCAACACCGATGCGGTGGTGGCAATTACCGGCGCGGAGATCCCGGTGAAGCTGGATGATGCCCCGCAACCCATGTGCACGGCGATTTTGGTCAAGGCCGGCAGCACCCTCGCCATCGGCACCATCGTCGGGGCCGGTGCGCGCAGCTATCTCGCCGTGCGCGGCGGGTTGCAGGTGCCGGACTATCTCGGCAGCAAGAGCACCTTCACCCTCGGCCAGTTCGGCGGCCACGCCGGCCGCGCCTTGCGTGCCGGCGACGTGCTGCACCTCGCCCCGCTCACTGACAGCGCCTGCGGCGCGAGCCTGCCGGCGGCGCTGTGCAGCGCCCTGCCGGCGGTCCGCGAGCTGCGGGTGATCTACGGCCCGCACGGCGCGCCGGAGTATTTCACCGAGGGCTATATCCAGACCTTCTTCGCCACCGACTGGGAAGTGCACTTCAACTCCAGCCGCACCGGCGTGCGCCTGATCGGACCCAAGCCCGAGTGGGTGCGCGAGAGCGGCGGCGAGGCCGGGCTGCACCCGTCGAACATCCACGACAACCCCTACGCCATCGGCGCGGTGGACTTCACCGGCGACATGCCAGTGATCCTCGGCCCGGACGGTCCGAGCCTGGGCGGTTTCGTCTGCCCGGTGACCATCATCGAAGCCGACCTCTGGCAGCTCGGTCAGCTCAAGGCCGGCGACAGAGTGCGTTTCGTACCGGTGGACGTGGCTAGCGCACGCCAGCTGGCCCAGGCAGCCAACATCGAGTGCGCCCGTCTTGCCGCCGCGCCGGTGCCGTGCGTGCCGGTGGCGCTACAGTCGCCCATCGTGCTGGATATCGGCGAGGCGGATACGCGTCTGGTCGCGCGCCTCTCCGGCGACACCCACCTCTTGCTGGAGATCGGCGCGCCGGAACTGGACCTGGTGCTGCGCTTCCGTGGCCATGCGCTGATGCAGGCGCTGGAAGCCAAGCAGTTGGACGGCGTTATCGACCTTACTCCCGGCATCCGCTCCCTGCAGGTGCACTACCAGCCGGAAACACTGGCGCTGCAAACGCTGCTCGACATCGTCGCCGGTGAATGGGACGCCGTGTGCGCCGCGCAGGATCTGAAAGTGCCATCGCGCATCGTTCACCTACCGCTGTCCTGGGACGACCCGGCCTGCACGCTTGCCATCGAGAAGTACATGACCACGGTGCGCAAGGACGCGCCCTGGTGCCCGAGCAACCTGGAGTTCATCCGCCGCATCAACGACCTGCCGGACCTCGACGAGGTGTACCGCACGGTCTTCGAGGCCAGCTATCTGGTGATGGGCCTGGGTGATGTATACCTCGGTGCGCCGGTGGCCACGCCGCTGGACCCACGGCATCGGCTGGTCACCACCAAGTACAACCCGGCGCGCACCTGGACCGCGGAAAACTCGGTCGGTATTGGTGGTGCCTACATGTGCGTCTACGGCATGGAAGGCCCGGGTGGCTACCAGTTCGTCGGCCGCACCCTGCAGATGTGGAACCGCTACCGCGCGGTAGAGGCCTTCGGCGGCCTGCCCTGGCTGCTGCGCTTCTTCGACCAGATCCGCTTCTATCCGGTCTCGGCAGAGCAGCTGTTGAAGATCCGCCGCGACTTCCCGCTGGGGCGCTACCCGCTGAAGATCGAGCAGACCGAGCTTCGCCTGTCGGACTACCAGGACTTTCTCGCCGCCGAGGCCGAAGGC